The proteins below come from a single Streptomyces tubercidicus genomic window:
- a CDS encoding FecCD family ABC transporter permease, with protein MAASVAAPHGHKEPAEWSGRRTPRTGLLALGLGIALVVALTAAVSLGATDIAPGHVWSVVFRRLGGAAPRPGTDDLIVWQLRVPRALLAALVGAGLGLVGTATQALVRNPLADPYLLGISNGASLGAVTAIVLGVTAGGGLGLGLSGAAFAGALGAFGLVWWMARRGGGFSPLRLVLAGVGVGQFLSGFTSYLVLQAGDEQQTRSVLFWLMGSLSGATWQMLWLPAVAVAAGLLALQARARAMNALIMGDETAAGVGVDVTRLRRELFVVAGLLTGVLVAVSGAIGFVGLMVPHLCRLLIGGDHRRLLPLSALTGSLLLVVVDLVCRTAMDTQELPIGVVTAMIGAPALLFILDRRLEEGR; from the coding sequence GTGGCCGCGTCGGTCGCCGCCCCACACGGACACAAGGAACCGGCCGAGTGGTCCGGGCGCCGGACCCCGCGCACCGGACTGCTCGCCCTGGGACTCGGGATCGCGCTGGTGGTGGCCCTGACCGCGGCGGTCTCACTCGGCGCCACCGATATCGCGCCCGGACACGTCTGGTCGGTGGTGTTCCGGCGGCTCGGCGGCGCCGCGCCCCGGCCGGGCACCGACGACCTCATCGTGTGGCAACTACGCGTGCCCCGCGCCCTGTTGGCGGCGCTGGTCGGCGCGGGCCTCGGCCTGGTGGGGACCGCGACCCAGGCACTGGTACGCAACCCCCTGGCAGACCCCTATCTGCTGGGCATCTCCAACGGTGCCTCGCTGGGCGCGGTCACCGCCATCGTGCTGGGCGTCACGGCCGGTGGCGGCCTGGGGCTGGGGCTCTCGGGCGCCGCGTTCGCCGGGGCGCTCGGCGCGTTCGGGCTGGTGTGGTGGATGGCCCGGCGCGGCGGGGGCTTCTCGCCGCTGCGGCTGGTGCTGGCCGGGGTGGGCGTCGGGCAGTTCCTGTCCGGCTTCACCAGCTACCTGGTGCTGCAGGCCGGCGATGAACAGCAGACCCGCAGCGTGCTGTTCTGGCTGATGGGCAGCCTGAGCGGGGCCACCTGGCAGATGCTGTGGCTGCCGGCCGTCGCGGTCGCCGCCGGGCTGCTCGCCCTCCAGGCGCGGGCCCGTGCCATGAACGCGCTGATCATGGGCGATGAGACCGCGGCCGGGGTGGGCGTGGACGTCACCCGGCTGCGCCGCGAGCTGTTCGTGGTGGCCGGACTGCTGACCGGCGTACTCGTCGCGGTCTCCGGCGCCATCGGCTTCGTGGGCCTGATGGTGCCGCATCTGTGCCGGCTGCTCATCGGCGGCGACCACCGCCGGCTGCTGCCGCTGTCCGCGCTGACCGGTTCGCTGCTGCTGGTGGTGGTGGACCTCGTATGCCGTACGGCCATGGACACCCAGGAACTGCCGATCGGCGTGGTCACCGCGATGATCGGGGCGCCTGCCCTGCTGTTCATCCTGGACCGGCGGCTGGAGGAGGGACGATGA
- a CDS encoding ABC transporter ATP-binding protein translates to MNVEIEELHVGYAGRDVVAGVQLMAAAGEIAGLVGPNGSGKSTVLRTVYRHLRPTAGRVLLAGTDLRTLSPGRTAQQVAALPQERGSDFELTVREVVTMGRTPYKRAFAGEDETDRETVARALAAVGMAGQGARRFSTLSGGERQRALLARAFAQDPEVLVLDEPTNHLDIRHQVELLALLRAQRRTTLISLHDLNAAASLCDRLHVLHAGRVVASGTPRTVLTPELLAEVFGVRAAVTDHPLTGDPLIAVDHREPLPADGG, encoded by the coding sequence ATGAACGTCGAGATCGAGGAGCTGCACGTCGGCTACGCGGGACGGGATGTCGTCGCCGGTGTGCAACTGATGGCGGCGGCCGGTGAGATCGCCGGGCTGGTCGGCCCCAACGGCAGCGGCAAGTCCACCGTGCTGCGCACCGTCTACCGGCATCTGCGTCCCACCGCCGGACGGGTACTGCTCGCCGGGACCGACCTGCGCACGCTCTCACCGGGCCGGACCGCACAGCAGGTCGCCGCGCTGCCCCAGGAGCGCGGCAGCGACTTCGAGCTGACCGTCCGCGAAGTGGTGACCATGGGCCGTACGCCCTACAAGCGGGCCTTCGCGGGCGAGGACGAGACCGACCGGGAGACCGTGGCCCGCGCGCTGGCCGCCGTCGGGATGGCCGGACAGGGCGCCCGCCGGTTCTCCACCCTGTCGGGCGGGGAACGTCAACGGGCGCTCCTGGCACGGGCGTTCGCCCAGGACCCGGAGGTGCTGGTGCTGGACGAGCCCACCAATCACCTCGACATCCGCCACCAGGTGGAGCTGCTCGCGCTGCTGCGTGCGCAGCGCCGCACCACGCTGATCTCGCTGCACGATCTGAACGCGGCGGCGTCGCTGTGCGACCGGCTGCATGTGCTGCACGCCGGGCGGGTGGTGGCGTCCGGCACGCCCCGTACGGTGCTGACGCCGGAGCTGCTGGCCGAGGTGTTCGGGGTGCGCGCCGCGGTGACCGACCATCCGCTCACCGGGGACCCGTTGATCGCCGTCGACCACCGGGAGCCGCTGCCCGCCGACGGCGGGTGA
- a CDS encoding L-tyrosine/L-tryptophan isonitrile synthase family protein, with the protein MLTSPAPPRPVAPSDDRARCAEVLATLLPYRRTLDTGHADTPDAFPAQLERLAAPVAAGEPIVFTLPGFPCKSPNPAKVLGHLPDEGERLALRFLDALCARIAEHHPPGARVVICSDGHVFSDLIQVPDRDIDAYADALRALIHDEGLTRLDVFDLRDVYGQRLSHDAKRSLVHEYYAPDLDTLRSLTRTDEPTRRLYQGITRFLFEDSVAFTGTRSALQRSCRRRAYGVMQRSRAWGELIAAHHPGAFRLSIHPQPRGSDKFGIRLLETPDAWLTPWHSSVLEHPDGRRELLHRAEAERLGRLVCRQGRPSHFVAG; encoded by the coding sequence GTGCTGACCAGCCCGGCGCCTCCGCGTCCGGTGGCGCCCTCCGACGACCGGGCCCGCTGCGCCGAGGTGCTCGCCACGCTCCTGCCCTACCGGCGCACCCTGGACACCGGCCACGCCGACACCCCGGACGCCTTCCCCGCCCAACTGGAGCGGCTCGCCGCGCCGGTGGCGGCGGGCGAGCCGATCGTGTTCACCCTGCCGGGCTTCCCCTGCAAGTCACCCAACCCGGCCAAGGTGCTGGGCCACCTCCCCGACGAGGGCGAACGGCTGGCGCTGCGTTTCCTGGACGCGCTCTGCGCCCGGATCGCGGAGCACCACCCGCCCGGGGCCCGGGTGGTCATCTGCTCGGACGGACATGTCTTCAGCGACCTCATCCAGGTGCCCGACCGGGACATCGACGCCTATGCCGATGCGCTGCGCGCGCTGATCCATGACGAGGGGCTGACCCGGCTCGATGTCTTCGATCTGCGGGATGTGTACGGACAGCGGCTGTCGCACGACGCCAAGCGGTCCCTGGTCCATGAGTACTACGCCCCGGACCTGGACACCCTGCGGTCGCTGACCCGCACCGATGAGCCGACCCGGCGGCTGTACCAGGGCATCACCCGGTTCCTCTTCGAGGACTCGGTGGCCTTCACGGGGACCCGTTCGGCGCTCCAGCGCAGCTGCCGGCGGCGCGCCTACGGGGTGATGCAGCGCAGCCGCGCCTGGGGCGAGCTGATCGCCGCACACCATCCGGGGGCGTTCCGGCTGTCCATCCATCCGCAGCCGCGGGGCTCGGACAAGTTCGGCATCCGGCTGCTCGAAACGCCCGATGCGTGGCTGACGCCCTGGCACTCGTCCGTGCTCGAACACCCCGATGGACGGCGGGAGTTGTTGCACCGAGCGGAGGCCGAGCGGCTCGGCCGGCTGGTGTGTCGCCAGGGGCGGCCGAGCCACTTCGTGGCCGGGTGA
- a CDS encoding cytochrome P450 family protein → MSSSSEPVELYGPEYKRNPYPLYAELRERGPVHRVRFPSGVYAWLITGYEAAHRALTDPRLGKHHSRGNAAWRARASIMPEPQHSQLQVHLLHQDPPRHTALRRLITDAFAPQRVEALRPRFQEMADALLDGLPDSGGTDLVERFAARFPFQVLAEVIGLPPEFADRFDRDWGKVVQPVGPEDPGRPAYEARLRGLQQYIADLVRHKRAEGGEDLLSRLVAAHGADQIGKEELDSMVFQLLVAGQEPVTNQITTALVTLLRHPAHLAELAARPELLPRAVDELLRHDSAFELTTWRFFAEDTELYGTRIPAGDSVIVSLSAANRDARQFPDADALHFDRTPNPHLAFGHGIHFCPGATLARIELQVALGTLLRRLPELRFAVPEDELEWTPAVLARGVVRLPVTYGGCPYAGSGANGPDAAC, encoded by the coding sequence GTGTCATCGTCGTCCGAACCCGTCGAGCTGTACGGGCCGGAGTACAAACGCAACCCCTATCCCCTGTACGCCGAGCTGCGGGAGCGCGGCCCGGTCCACCGGGTGCGCTTTCCCAGCGGGGTGTACGCCTGGCTCATCACCGGCTACGAGGCCGCGCACCGGGCGCTCACCGACCCCCGGCTGGGCAAACACCACTCGCGGGGCAACGCGGCCTGGCGGGCCCGCGCCTCGATCATGCCCGAGCCGCAGCACTCCCAGCTCCAGGTGCATCTGCTCCACCAGGACCCGCCGCGGCACACCGCGCTGCGCCGGCTGATCACCGATGCCTTCGCGCCGCAACGGGTGGAGGCGCTGCGCCCCCGCTTCCAGGAGATGGCCGATGCGCTGCTCGACGGGCTCCCGGACAGCGGCGGCACCGACCTGGTCGAGCGGTTCGCGGCCCGCTTCCCCTTCCAGGTGCTCGCCGAAGTCATCGGGCTGCCCCCGGAGTTCGCGGACCGCTTCGACCGGGACTGGGGCAAGGTCGTCCAGCCCGTGGGGCCCGAGGACCCGGGCCGGCCGGCGTACGAGGCGCGGCTGCGCGGGCTGCAGCAGTACATCGCCGATCTGGTCCGTCACAAGCGGGCCGAGGGCGGCGAGGATCTGCTCTCGCGACTGGTGGCGGCCCATGGCGCGGACCAGATCGGCAAGGAGGAGCTGGACTCGATGGTCTTCCAGCTGCTGGTCGCGGGACAGGAACCGGTCACCAACCAGATCACCACGGCGCTGGTCACCCTGCTGCGGCACCCCGCGCACCTCGCGGAGCTGGCCGCCCGGCCGGAGCTGCTGCCCCGTGCCGTCGACGAACTCCTGCGCCATGACAGCGCCTTCGAGCTGACGACCTGGCGGTTCTTCGCCGAGGACACCGAGCTGTACGGCACCCGGATCCCGGCGGGCGACTCCGTCATCGTGTCGCTGAGTGCGGCCAACCGCGACGCCCGGCAGTTCCCCGACGCGGACGCGCTGCACTTCGACCGCACCCCGAACCCGCATCTCGCCTTCGGCCACGGCATCCACTTCTGCCCCGGCGCCACGCTCGCCCGGATCGAACTCCAGGTCGCCCTGGGCACGTTGCTGAGACGGCTGCCGGAGCTGCGGTTCGCCGTCCCGGAAGACGAGCTGGAGTGGACCCCGGCAGTACTGGCGCGCGGCGTCGTCCGGCTGCCGGTGACCTACGGCGGCTGCCCATACGCGGGCTCCGGTGCGAACGGGCCCGATGCCGCGTGCTGA
- a CDS encoding heavy metal translocating P-type ATPase, which yields MTPEPRPVTPSPDLAPTPDRSTTLTIGGMTCAACVGRVEKKLGRLDGVAASVNLATGRATVSHPPAVSVTELISTVEAAGFTARLREPAAEAGTENRPSPADRADARTHETAETQNSQGSSDSPDSHDDGARAERHRLLVTALLSVPVLVLSMVPGWQFRNWQWLCFVLAAPVALWGAAPFHARALRGLRHGAATMDTLVSLGVAASFSWSAYALFLGGAGAPGMTMPFSLLPTAGDGAAHLYLEAAVGVPLFVLAGRRMEARARRGTGAALRALAELAAKDVEVLTPDGMGVPPLERSREWGRRIPVSRLRVGDHFLVRPGERIATDGTVVDGSSALDLSLISGESRPVEVGPGAAAVGGAVNSGGLLEVRADAVGADTQLARITRLVEDAQTGKTKVQRLADAVAAVFVPAVLTISVCVLGFWLGAGAEPQAAVTAAVAVLVVACPCALGLATPTALLAATGRGAQLGILVRGPEALERLRRIDTVVLDKTGTLTTGRMSVTTLTARTGGLDDATALRLAATVEQGSEHPLARAVTARADERQPDQPLPPVAEFSATPGYGVHGTVDGRRVAVTRPGDVTDLPAPLPDAVHAAETAGHTAVLVTVDGTPEAVLAVGDALRPDSYRAVDRLRRLGLRPVLATGDRAATARAVAGHLAITETHAEARPEDKAALVTTLKEQGGRVAVVGDGVNDAAALALADLGIAMGSGTDAAIGAADVTLVREDLQAIADAVHLARRTLATIRGNLVWAFGYNLVTLPLAAVGLLSPMLAAAAMSASSLLVVGNSLRLRAWRPGDTGKSARRPNGPRAQARWETR from the coding sequence ATGACGCCGGAACCCCGGCCCGTTACCCCGTCGCCGGACCTCGCCCCCACCCCGGACCGCAGCACCACCCTCACCATCGGCGGGATGACCTGTGCGGCCTGTGTGGGCCGGGTCGAGAAGAAGCTCGGCCGACTGGACGGCGTCGCCGCCTCGGTGAACCTCGCCACCGGCCGGGCCACGGTCAGCCACCCCCCGGCGGTCTCCGTCACCGAGCTCATCAGCACCGTGGAGGCGGCCGGATTCACCGCCCGGCTCCGCGAACCCGCCGCGGAGGCGGGCACCGAGAACCGGCCGTCACCTGCCGACCGCGCGGACGCCCGCACCCACGAGACCGCGGAAACCCAGAACTCCCAGGGCTCGTCGGACTCCCCGGACTCCCACGACGACGGCGCCCGCGCCGAGCGGCACCGGCTGCTGGTGACCGCCCTGCTCTCGGTCCCCGTCCTGGTCCTGTCGATGGTGCCCGGCTGGCAGTTCCGCAACTGGCAGTGGCTGTGCTTCGTGCTCGCCGCCCCCGTCGCGCTCTGGGGCGCCGCCCCCTTCCACGCCCGTGCGCTGCGCGGGCTGCGGCACGGCGCGGCGACCATGGACACCCTGGTCTCCCTCGGCGTCGCCGCCTCCTTCAGCTGGTCCGCCTATGCGCTGTTCCTCGGCGGGGCCGGGGCGCCCGGTATGACGATGCCGTTCAGCCTGCTGCCCACCGCGGGCGACGGGGCCGCCCACCTCTACCTCGAAGCCGCCGTCGGCGTGCCGCTGTTCGTGCTGGCCGGGCGGCGGATGGAGGCCAGGGCCCGGCGCGGCACCGGCGCCGCCCTCCGCGCACTGGCCGAACTCGCCGCCAAGGACGTCGAAGTGCTGACGCCGGACGGGATGGGGGTCCCCCCGCTCGAGCGGAGCCGAGAGTGGGGGAGGCGCATCCCGGTGAGCCGGCTGCGGGTCGGCGACCACTTCCTGGTCCGGCCCGGCGAACGGATCGCCACCGACGGCACCGTGGTCGACGGCAGCTCCGCCCTGGACCTGTCCCTGATCAGCGGAGAGAGCCGCCCCGTCGAGGTCGGTCCGGGCGCGGCGGCCGTCGGCGGCGCGGTCAACTCCGGCGGGCTGCTGGAGGTACGGGCCGACGCGGTGGGTGCCGATACCCAACTCGCCCGGATCACCCGGCTCGTCGAGGACGCCCAGACGGGCAAGACCAAGGTGCAGCGGCTCGCCGACGCGGTGGCGGCCGTCTTCGTGCCCGCCGTACTGACCATCTCGGTCTGCGTGCTGGGCTTCTGGCTCGGCGCCGGAGCCGAGCCGCAGGCCGCGGTCACCGCGGCGGTCGCCGTCCTCGTCGTCGCCTGTCCCTGCGCGCTGGGGCTGGCCACCCCGACCGCGCTGCTGGCCGCCACCGGCCGCGGCGCCCAGCTGGGAATCCTGGTCCGCGGGCCGGAGGCGCTGGAACGACTGCGCCGCATCGACACCGTCGTCCTCGACAAGACCGGCACCCTGACCACGGGCCGGATGAGCGTCACCACCCTCACCGCACGCACCGGCGGCCTCGATGACGCGACGGCGCTGCGGCTGGCCGCCACCGTCGAGCAGGGCTCCGAGCATCCGCTGGCCCGCGCGGTCACCGCCCGCGCCGACGAACGGCAGCCGGACCAACCCCTGCCGCCCGTAGCGGAGTTCAGCGCCACACCGGGGTACGGCGTCCACGGCACAGTGGACGGGCGCCGGGTGGCCGTCACCCGGCCCGGCGACGTCACCGATCTCCCGGCGCCGCTGCCGGACGCGGTGCACGCCGCGGAGACGGCCGGCCACACCGCCGTCCTGGTCACCGTCGACGGCACCCCGGAGGCCGTGCTCGCGGTCGGTGACGCGCTCCGCCCTGATAGCTATCGCGCCGTCGACCGGCTGCGCCGCCTGGGACTGCGGCCGGTGCTGGCCACCGGCGACCGCGCCGCCACCGCCCGCGCGGTGGCCGGCCATCTCGCCATCACCGAGACGCATGCCGAGGCCCGCCCTGAAGACAAGGCCGCCCTCGTCACCACCCTCAAGGAGCAGGGCGGCCGGGTTGCGGTCGTCGGCGACGGGGTCAATGACGCGGCGGCCCTCGCGCTCGCCGACCTCGGGATCGCCATGGGCAGCGGCACCGACGCCGCGATCGGCGCGGCCGATGTGACCCTGGTACGCGAGGACCTCCAGGCCATCGCCGACGCCGTGCACCTGGCCCGGCGCACCCTGGCCACCATCCGCGGCAACCTCGTCTGGGCCTTCGGCTACAACCTCGTCACCCTGCCGCTCGCCGCCGTCGGTCTGCTCAGCCCGATGCTCGCCGCCGCCGCCATGTCCGCCAGCTCACTGCTCGTCGTGGGCAACAGCCTCCGGCTGCGCGCCTGGCGACCGGGCGACACCGGAAAATCCGCCCGCCGCCCCAACGGCCCCCGGGCGCAAGCACGTTGGGAGACCCGATGA
- a CDS encoding copper chaperone PCu(A)C, whose protein sequence is MTRLPVQAVAVPLLTCLATLGTLTLWTATGNAGTPAELSVPEGRVLIAGGSEATAAFFTISNSGGADDVLTGVTGPAGHRTMLSRNLDIGNNGRSMAMVGAATVPAGGALTMTATTLDVMVSPPPRLAPGDRLTFTLHFRHSPPQTVRARALRPGDG, encoded by the coding sequence ATGACACGGCTGCCCGTCCAGGCCGTCGCCGTACCCCTGCTCACCTGCCTGGCGACGCTGGGCACCCTCACCCTCTGGACCGCGACCGGCAACGCGGGGACCCCCGCAGAGCTGAGCGTCCCCGAGGGCCGGGTGCTGATCGCAGGTGGCTCCGAGGCGACCGCCGCGTTCTTCACCATCAGCAACTCCGGCGGCGCCGACGACGTCCTGACGGGCGTCACCGGCCCGGCCGGGCATCGCACGATGCTCAGCCGCAACCTCGACATCGGGAACAACGGCCGGAGCATGGCGATGGTTGGCGCCGCCACCGTCCCGGCCGGCGGCGCCCTGACCATGACAGCGACCACCCTGGACGTCATGGTCAGCCCGCCGCCACGGCTCGCGCCCGGCGACCGGCTCACCTTCACCCTGCACTTCCGCCACAGCCCACCGCAGACCGTGCGGGCTCGCGCGCTGCGCCCCGGCGACGGGTGA
- a CDS encoding sigma-70 family RNA polymerase sigma factor, translated as MRDDEAVTGWALAARTGDERAVEQFVRATQLDVRRYVTHLSGDPQAADDLVQDTYVRALRSLPRFEGRSSARTWLLTIARRVVADRIRSHAARPRLAATDDWQTAAERVQPRGVPGFDEGVALAELLAALAPERREAFVLTQLLGLPYAAAAGVMGCPIGTVRSRVARARESLIALLTDAERPEAADGPRVYADAVA; from the coding sequence ATGCGGGATGACGAGGCGGTGACGGGTTGGGCGCTGGCCGCCCGTACCGGTGACGAGCGGGCCGTCGAGCAGTTCGTGCGGGCCACGCAGCTCGATGTGCGGCGCTATGTGACGCATCTGAGCGGTGATCCGCAGGCGGCCGACGATCTGGTGCAGGACACCTATGTCCGGGCACTGCGCAGTCTGCCGCGGTTCGAGGGCCGGTCGTCGGCGCGGACCTGGCTGCTGACGATCGCCCGGCGGGTCGTGGCGGACCGGATCCGGTCCCATGCGGCGCGGCCCCGGCTGGCCGCGACGGACGACTGGCAGACGGCCGCGGAACGGGTGCAGCCGCGCGGGGTGCCCGGGTTCGACGAGGGTGTCGCGCTGGCCGAACTGCTGGCAGCGCTGGCACCGGAGCGGCGGGAGGCGTTTGTGCTCACCCAGCTGCTGGGGCTGCCGTATGCGGCGGCGGCCGGGGTGATGGGCTGTCCCATCGGGACCGTACGGTCGCGGGTGGCGCGCGCCCGGGAGTCGCTGATCGCGCTGCTGACGGACGCGGAGCGGCCCGAGGCGGCCGACGGGCCGCGGGTCTACGCGGATGCCGTGGCCTGA
- a CDS encoding zf-HC2 domain-containing protein, whose product MLCSRIRTALSARLDGEELPPGLTARRLDDHLVGCPDCRRWHAQAHALTTGLDRALAPPEGDRAAADALLARLRSAAVLPGPVAPGTADTGGKRAG is encoded by the coding sequence ATGCTCTGCTCGCGCATCCGTACGGCACTCTCCGCCCGCCTCGACGGCGAGGAACTGCCACCCGGACTCACCGCCCGCCGGCTCGACGACCATCTCGTCGGCTGCCCGGACTGCCGGCGGTGGCACGCGCAGGCACACGCCCTGACGACCGGCCTCGACCGCGCCCTGGCGCCTCCCGAAGGAGACCGGGCGGCCGCCGACGCGCTGCTCGCCCGGCTGCGGTCGGCCGCCGTACTGCCGGGCCCGGTCGCTCCCGGTACGGCCGACACCGGCGGCAAACGAGCAGGTTGA
- a CDS encoding PE-PGRS family protein produces the protein MDAGQVLRGLRAAVFAAVCVLLAALGHAVMSDAVIPGWMLLAATVGTAAGAWCCAGRERGPLLVGLLTVGTQAALHTAFSFGQTVAGTGSGGGEHSLVRRWADSWLCGAQGMPSSGPDRAEMLRMMHQQMAAMPSTGHGGAVPGMDHMADMAAPGHQMPGMHGSATGMLAAHLLVALLSAGWLWGGERAAFQLVRSVSAWLFAPLVLVLRIALPEARPAVRASRQEPRHAVRQLLLAHTRSLRGPPREPAVV, from the coding sequence ATGGATGCGGGGCAGGTTCTCAGGGGGCTGCGTGCCGCGGTGTTCGCGGCGGTCTGTGTGCTGCTCGCTGCGCTGGGCCACGCGGTGATGTCGGATGCCGTGATACCGGGCTGGATGCTGCTCGCGGCGACGGTCGGCACCGCGGCCGGTGCCTGGTGCTGTGCGGGCCGTGAGCGCGGGCCGCTGCTGGTGGGGTTGCTGACCGTCGGGACCCAGGCCGCCCTGCACACCGCCTTCTCGTTCGGCCAGACGGTCGCCGGCACCGGCTCCGGTGGCGGCGAGCATTCGCTCGTGCGCCGGTGGGCGGACAGCTGGCTCTGCGGCGCCCAAGGCATGCCGTCCTCCGGACCTGACCGCGCCGAGATGCTGCGGATGATGCATCAGCAGATGGCGGCCATGCCCTCGACGGGGCACGGGGGCGCTGTGCCGGGCATGGATCACATGGCGGATATGGCCGCCCCCGGACATCAGATGCCGGGCATGCACGGCAGCGCGACCGGCATGCTCGCGGCACACCTGCTGGTCGCCCTGCTCAGCGCCGGGTGGCTGTGGGGTGGCGAGCGGGCCGCGTTCCAGCTCGTACGGAGCGTGTCGGCCTGGCTGTTCGCGCCTCTGGTGCTGGTCCTGCGGATCGCGCTGCCCGAGGCGCGGCCCGCCGTGCGCGCCTCCCGGCAGGAGCCGCGGCACGCGGTGCGGCAATTGTTGCTGGCGCATACGAGGTCGTTGCGGGGTCCCCCGCGGGAGCCGGCTGTCGTCTGA
- a CDS encoding ferredoxin, which translates to MSWQVEIDPQQCIASGSCAAIAPDLFVVDGAHARPLKDRIEEDERALDAADVCPASAITVRKGEEVVGPRP; encoded by the coding sequence ATGAGCTGGCAGGTGGAGATCGACCCGCAGCAGTGCATCGCCTCGGGCTCCTGCGCCGCCATCGCCCCGGACCTCTTCGTGGTGGACGGCGCACATGCCCGCCCGTTGAAGGACCGGATCGAGGAGGACGAGCGCGCCCTGGATGCCGCCGATGTCTGTCCGGCCTCCGCCATCACCGTCCGGAAGGGTGAGGAGGTCGTCGGACCCCGGCCGTAG
- a CDS encoding cytochrome P450, which translates to MTTADTAPLSYPFNVPESLELSEEYEQAQNRPGLLKVRMTYGEPAWLVTRYAEARFVLGDQRFSRAEGARHDEPRQSEGRRDSGILGMDPPDHTRLRTLVAKAFTVRQVEKLRPQVKQLAHELLDELEAAGPPADLVDRYALPIPVAVICRMLGVPAADRPRFRVWSDAALSTSSLTAAEFDANMEELRAYMRQLIEDHRRAPRDDLMTALIDARDVNDRLSEIELVDLCVGILVAGHETTATQIPNFVLALLDHPGQLALLREQPELIAGAVEELLRFVPLGSGASQPRYATEDVEVGGTLVRAGSPVLVAVGAANRDGLRFDAPGTLDISRTGMQHLGFGHGVHHCLGAPLARLELQEAIGALVTRFPELRLAGDVMWKNEMLVRGPRVMPVGW; encoded by the coding sequence TTGACCACAGCCGACACAGCACCACTCTCCTACCCCTTCAACGTTCCCGAGAGCCTTGAGCTTTCCGAAGAGTACGAACAGGCCCAAAACCGTCCGGGGCTGCTGAAGGTCCGGATGACGTACGGCGAGCCGGCCTGGCTCGTGACCCGGTATGCCGAGGCCCGGTTCGTCCTCGGCGATCAGCGCTTCAGCCGCGCCGAGGGCGCACGGCATGACGAGCCGCGGCAGTCCGAAGGGCGCCGGGACAGCGGCATCCTGGGCATGGACCCACCCGATCACACCCGGCTGCGGACGCTGGTGGCCAAGGCCTTCACCGTCCGCCAGGTCGAAAAGCTCCGGCCGCAGGTCAAGCAGCTGGCGCATGAGCTGCTCGACGAGCTGGAGGCGGCCGGGCCGCCCGCCGATCTCGTGGACCGCTACGCACTGCCGATCCCCGTCGCGGTGATCTGCCGGATGCTCGGCGTACCGGCCGCGGACCGGCCGCGGTTCCGGGTGTGGAGCGATGCCGCCTTGTCGACAAGTTCCCTGACCGCGGCGGAATTCGACGCCAACATGGAAGAACTCCGCGCCTATATGCGTCAGTTGATCGAGGATCACCGGCGCGCTCCGCGGGACGATCTGATGACAGCGCTGATCGATGCCCGGGATGTCAACGACCGGCTGTCCGAAATCGAGCTGGTGGACCTGTGCGTCGGCATTCTTGTCGCCGGGCACGAGACCACCGCGACCCAGATTCCCAACTTCGTGCTCGCGCTGCTGGACCACCCGGGACAGCTCGCCCTGCTGCGCGAGCAGCCGGAGCTGATCGCCGGAGCGGTGGAGGAATTGCTGCGTTTTGTTCCGCTGGGCAGTGGCGCGAGCCAGCCTCGTTATGCGACGGAGGACGTCGAAGTCGGCGGGACGCTGGTGCGGGCCGGGAGCCCGGTTCTGGTGGCGGTGGGCGCCGCCAACCGGGACGGGCTGCGCTTCGACGCACCCGGGACGCTGGACATCTCGCGGACCGGAATGCAGCATCTCGGCTTCGGTCACGGTGTCCATCACTGCCTCGGTGCGCCGCTCGCCCGTCTGGAACTCCAGGAGGCGATCGGCGCCCTGGTCACGCGCTTCCCGGAACTGCGGCTGGCCGGTGACGTGATGTGGAAGAACGAGATGCTGGTGCGCGGGCCTCGGGTCATGCCGGTGGGGTGGTGA